CACTTACACTAAGTTGAAGATTCCCACCCCTAAGATTTCATTGCTCAATTTGTTGTCTTGCCAGCTTTACCTTTTCAAGCCACTGGAACTGTTGATCCTCAGCAACGTAGCAACTACACTGGcacaaaaaaaccttaaaaaagaaaagttgcgTAAGCAAGTGGTTTAAAGAACACAACAACAGCTCATAATCACGTGTAAAGATTAAGTGACTGTAGCCAACAACTTGTTCAGTTTTCTTGGGCTTCTTCAACTCTATTTCAACAAGAATTTTTCATTCACAACTGATGTGAAGCAATCAGGCTGTCATACATCTTCTTTGTACTGAACTTCACATGACAGAATTTCAAATAGTTTTAGTGAGCATAACGACCCTTCAGATTTTGGATGAGATTAATCCAGAATACTGCAGCCTTAATGCTTTATTCGCCCTGGGCAGGGTAGGGGTGGATGAAGGTTGCTCTCTTTTTCAGGAAGCTAAAATACAGAGGAATTCATGCATAAGTCACTCACTGTTGGATCTGATATTAGTCGGTAGAACAAACAGAAAGAATCTGTCGGGAGGACATTTGTTGTGTTGGATGTTCGACACCACTCATTCCACAGCTTCACAACTCCAACAACTTCCCAACATACAGAATCCAGAATAAAAGAAGACAGGAAAGCTGCAGAAAACAATAAATACTGTTAatttataaagaataaaatctCTGTTCTACAAATAAATACCTGAACTGAATTAGATTATTTCTTTACAatctcaagttaaaaaaaatctaacaactTATTTTTATCAACATACATTCATTGACCAAATCCAGCAAAGATCAAGAATGTGAGTAACCTCACCATATCAAGACTTAAAAGATAAAGAGCAGTTCTACATATAGAGATCCCTAACATCAAAACCAGGTATTCTTAGGAATTATATCACTACGGTCAACTTTGATTCCTTTAGTATACACTAGGATGTAAATGTTAAGTCTCTAATACTTCTTGACATACCAGATATAacagatttctcaaaaaaaaaaaaaaagtcactgaaccAGCAAGGCAGAACTATTACACTGGCTCTAGGAAGCAGAGACAAGAGTATGCAAGACTTAGTGGCAAAAAGAGATCCTAAATCAAATGTTCATAAATCAAATTCCTGTCAAAAGTTACTGTTAAACAGAAGACAGATCTAAAAGATCCGTAActatttttcaaggaaaaacctgaacaaagaaaaaacaagttagCAAAGTTAACTTAGATATCATCTAAGTGTCATCTAGATGTGACCTAAATGTAAAGAAGACTTAAAACTTCTTTATATCTACAGGGAAACAGCTACTAAAAAACTCAAGACCTTGGCAAGTGTgcgtgggaaggggagagggtgTTTCAAGACTCTAGGCCTAATAAGTAAGTAATCACCTAAAAAGAGGGCATTCTGAAGAACTGGGGAATTAGAATGTGAAAAAGGGACTGactaatcaagaaaaaaaagtaaaaaaaaaaccaaaaccactgttcattagaaattaaagaaattactgCTTATTGACCCATAATTTTACGCCTTTGACAGATCCCTATTTCAAAACACTAGACTGCACTGAGCAACTTGCTACTATTAGAAGGAAACTTTTGCCAATTAACAAACAATCCAGGAAAGTCTACCAAACAAAAGTCAGATAAAGCAAAAGGGAGAATGTCCCAActaaaatccaaacccaaaacatacaTTGCTTCTGCCCTTCGACTGAAAATATGTAATATTACCATGATCTGACAGGAGGAAGACGCAGCTGTGACAGAAACTGTGTTTTACATGTACAGACTAACTTTGGCTTTCTCTGGACAGCTCAGCCGCCACAAGGTTAAAACTCCGCTCCCTAAATGAAGAGCTGGACACCCGTAAGGTCCGTTCTTACGGGTGAGACCAACGTTAAAGCAGGCTGTGGCAAAGGGAGCGTCCTGGCACATTTACACTTTCTTCCACCCCCCTGCCTTCTCAAATTTAGCCACCAGCAAAAGAACAAGAGCATTTTAGAGTCTCAGACGGTTTGTTTTTGCGGTCTGCACCACCTACCTGCAGCGTTATGTCCTATCGCTATTATAAATGTGGAGCACACAAACGGCTCGTCGGCAGAGCTTTCCGAGGACGCGCCCGACTTCAAGGTCCAGAGAACGTCGATCTCCCTGGCAAGAGAGGCGGAGGGAAGTGGAGCAGCGCtcaccctaccctaccctacccggCCCAAGCCCAGAGCCcaagccccggccccggccgcccctgGAGGTCCGTCGGGCGGGACGTGGGGGAGGCCGCACCGCAGcggcgaggagagcggccggggtgccccgtggggctgtgcccgccccccgggccgctaccttttcttctccagctccCTGCGGATCTCCCGGTCTTCAGGCGTCTCCTCGCAGGCCTCCTCCGCCGACTCCTCATCGTCCACGCCGGCGCGGGACGgcgccaccaccacctccccgaAGAAGGTCGCCATCGCCGCCGCCCCGCCACTCACATCGCCGGGCAGCGCGCCTGCGCGCCGAGACGCTCTGGCTCGCCGGCACCACCGAGATCCGCTCCGCCTGGTGACGCTCTGGCCCCACAGACCACAGAGCGGGCCCTCGGAGCTTTCCCCGGTGGCTGCAGccgcggccgggccgcccgcAATGGCCGCTTCTACCGCAAGGCCcgcccggcggggggcggcctgctgcgcccccccccctcccggcctCAGTGCAGGCCTCGTCCCTCCGGCGCAGCCACCGGCGCCAGGAGGTTCCGCTTTACGGGGCAGCGGCGAAGCCTGGCAGCAAGAGCGGGGTGCAggcggggacccccagcaggGAGGGCGCAGCCCTCACCCGCCGCCGGCCTCCCGCTGCCCCCGCTGGCGGAGGAGCGCCGGGTCCGGGACGAGCTGTGCCGCCTTAACACGGAGCGGCCCCAGGAaggtcccctcccggccccgcctgCGGTCCGGGCACGGGGCGGAGGGCTGGCGTGGGAGGCCGGGGGGTACCACAGCGCGTGTGGCCTACGTGGAGAGAAACCCACGTACGGCAAGGTTCAACATGCCAGACGTGTGCAAATAAGAGTACAGTGACGTTACAGTTTTATGTATAGCTTTACTTCGGTCCTCTTCCACAGGTACATCATAAAAGTCTTTAATACTAAAGAATTTGATCCTGCTACGCTTCTGTCCTGCACTTCAGTATTTTCCTCTGTTCATGCTGCCCGTTAGCATATTCCCTATCCCAGAGTCAGGtcctgctataaaaaaaaaaaccaccacaccctcccccccaaaaaacccccagctTACAAATGCATCGCATTAAGGAGCTTTAAATGAAGATGCTACTTTTACAGGTCTACTAAATCACTTTACTTCCCTGAGTACAGCTAGACCAAATAAAGAATGCTGAAAGATTAAAGTTACCAGGAAGATGAAAGAACTGCTTTCTGCAAGGCTTAACAGAGCCAGTTCTGATAAGAGTAAACatgcttatttaaataaattgaagaaaaataaaattcaaacgCTTAGAGGGTGAAAGAGTAAAACTCCCTTTTCCAGTTTAATCATTTCTCCTCCTACTGGGTCTTTGGAACCTGTTCTGTATGTATAAAATTaggaaatacaaaacagcatTAGCTTTGCTTATAAAATAAAGTGTTATGGGCCCCAAGCCAGTAATTCCCTCTTGGGATACATAAACAGAGAGGCCAGAACCTTCTCCCAGCTTTCAGGGGTCACCATGAACATGCAGTGCATGAGTGCGGCATGACAGAGAATACAGCATCCGAAAAAgggcgagaaagaaaaccatcttTTTAAATCTAAGCCTGAGTTAGAAATACAAATCTACCAGCCCAATTTTAGCTGTTTAAACTTAAGATTAATAAAAACTCTGACGTTCACTTAAGAGCTATACCAGTATTTATTCCTATACTGGAGGTTATACTCCATAGAACATTGATCATAAGCAGCTGCTGAACAATGCATTCAGTTTATGGATAATATAAAAATACCAGTTGACTTACTCTCTTTAAACAAAGTTGCCCCTAAAAGGTAAGATATATAAAGCCACCTCAAAGTTTCATCACTAAACACAACTGTGTTCATATTTTAGAAACCAACTTAAAGAATTCAGATAAACATGTATTTTGAATTTACAAAATTCTACTGTATCATATTAAGGACTAcgctctaaaaaaagaaaattcctgggGCAAGAATTACATAAGCTATGTTATTTTTGGACTTCATACAGAagtttcaagggaaaaaaaaagaaaaaaaaaagtatttctctatACCGAGGTAACATTCTAGATACCAAAATGATGTGATGGTAAATACACCTTTTGGCACATAATGTCAGCGACGTTGCTGGAGAAGTGGTTCTCACTGACCGCTGGTAGGCAGCATATGGGACTCCCTTTTCCATCACTTCCGTTTGTACAAGCAGTTCTGGCATTAATGACTGTGATTATGCAGCTGCactaagttttgggttttgtgccCCCCAAACCCTTCCATATACTACTACCAGTCCAATCTGCTGGAAAACTAATTCACAAACTTGCTATTTCAGTTAAAATGAGCTGGGTTAGGATAAATCTAGTACTGTAACAATATCTCCTATTGAACAACGAGATCGGGAATCACTAAGTCTTCCTAAATGTGAGAAAGGgagccagcagagcagagggaggaaatGTATAGCAGAAagtggggaaggagcagagatcAGCAAGGGCCTGGTGTTGGGCTGATGGCAGCGATGGTGGGGcttctgccagcacagctccaggGAAACGCCAAGGAAGAGTTGGGAGGTGCTACACCTTCTTGTAGTTGATACATGGCCAGCCAACAAGTTAAACATTTTTCCTGGAGAAATCTTCTACTATCTTCTACACAAGAATTATTTCTTGTCAGCAACAGCCACCTCAAACATTTCGAAAACAGGAGATGTACTGCAATAATCAGAAACTGATAAGGTTTAATCAATGAGAAGTCTAACATTAAAGCACTTCAGTTTAAATATGGAAGAACAACAGAAACGTAGCAAAAAGGTCTGGAATGTAAGAATCCTGCACCTCAAGCTTTTCACgcataaagaaaacagaacaagtgttttgtttgtttttctattttataaagaaaacacacaaaaacccttAGGCCCAAGAGTTCACCTGCATTTCATATTCTTAAGTTTACAGTATAGAAGTCACATTAATGATGATAGTACTACCTGTCAGCATAAACCCTCTCTTCACCAGCACCAACACGCCTTTTTAATTGGCAAATACACTTTTTCACTGGTAACTGGTTCTAGTTGCATGTTATCAATGATGAAAGTACAGAACATTTAACATCTGTACTAACACAAGTTGTAAAGTTATTAGCCTAGTGACCGTTCATTACTTTTTTGATGCAATGCCAGCATCTGCCAGATTTTTATAGTGTACAGTATTATTTGTAAGCCTGTTACTATTGTATATGATTTCATACAGCATTAGAGATGTTTGAAATCTGTTCTTGAACGTTGTATGACCTAGGTAGTATTCCATTGCAGCACCCATAACAATAATACTCAACATACTGCTATTAACCTGTTGCGCagtgttttaacatttttttaactctTGTTATATGTAATAAAATACCAGTAAAGACAAAAAATTGCCCCTATAATGAGGCACATTTTGGCATCTGTGCTAAATGCTGCTACATGGGCAGGCAAGTGCAAGTCAAAATATGAAAAGGAGAAAGTCATCATCTAATCACATTCATAactttttcatagaaaaatataaatatattccctGAAATGTAGGACAAAGAAGAGCCAGCATCCATCATGAGTTCTAGTGCtattaccataaaaaaaaaaaaactgggctGGCTTTTCCTTTTAAGGTTACGTTTCGCAATCTACATCATCTAAACCTCTGTCATCGTCGTCGTCGTCACAATCATCGTATCTCACAGTCCGTCTACCGCCGTTCCGAGTTCTTATTTTAGAACGCCGATTAGCTCTTCTATATTTGGTGTAATCCAAGTCTTCAGAGTCATTTTCCTGGTTAGGTTTCCAACGTTTCCTTCGCTGGGGTCTTCTCGAAGGCTTAGGTGAGTTGGAATTGGTAATTTCTTTTCTAACGAtttctgatttccttttcctctttcttgttcCTGTGGCATCACTATAGATACTGTTATCAGTTCCAGACTCTGAATCAGAAGAACAATTGAAACTGGCTTTGGAACTTCCTGCAGTCCCAGGTGCTTCTGTATTCTCCGACAGTGagcttttttcatctttgttcCCCCCTGTTTCAgattctgctgtttctttgaagTCATCCAGTAATTTTGATCTTTTGAAAGAAGCTCTAGATTTTTTATTTGATACTTCTCTGATATTTTTAGTTTCGTGTTTAGCTAAGTCAGAATCTACCTCCTCTTCAGAGTTGCTCGTACGATGGTTGTGGGCTGAAGTTGACTGACTAGAACTTCTCCAGTTTCTCCCATTTTCCATCTTGTGGTTTGTGGAATTCTCCTCTGAAGAGCTGTATTCGAGATTTTTAAGAGCTGCAGCACAGACAACTTTGTGTGCCTGCTTGTGATTATCACCATTCTGCTTCTGAGTCACTTTTATCTCTGCCTCAGATTCTGTTTTTTCGTTCTCAGAGTCACTAATGTATCTTCTTTTAGGAGCAGATGATTCAGGGCAGGAAAgtttttttctgccagaaagctgttctttctcattttcaggcTTTAAGCAAGCATCTATCTCCAAGCTGCCAATCAGTTTCTTCCTGGATGCTGCAGACACATTGCCATGAAGCtgccttctgttcttttttactTTGTAAACACTTTCGGAGCTTGACAATTCTTCCTTTGTATCGCTCATTATCTTAATCTTATTAGCTGCCAAAGTGGCACATCTGCGTGGATTTTTCTTCTCAGTCACATTAGACAGCTTTATGTGTTTCTTGTAGTTAATAATACATGTCCTGCTCCTGAGCACTTTTGCACTTTGTCCAGTCTCCTCAGATGTTGATTctacaaaataaagatttaaaagttttttaattacttacaTTCCTGAAATAATTAGTTTATTAAGCACAAACACCACCACctttaataaaatacacaaaagctttttttttttttaaaaaaatttcaactgTTACGTGGAATTTACCTTAAGCCTTTACTAAAAATACAGTCAGCCAGTCCCAGGCCTACTTTTAACTCTCAGGATTACTCTTTTGCTTTGAGATAATGAACGGGTTTGAAAGTAACATTCTTTAGCATCACTCTAGTAATGAGCTTAGAAATTACAAATTACTTAACTTAGtaatatgaaaacatttgtttGCTAATACTTCTATCATTAGAAGCTATCATTTTCTTAATAGAATGAACTTTCAAAATGAATTATTACACATTTTAGACCTTTTCATTCTAAAAAAAGAGATTATAGTATTTTATGTAGACACAAGCCCCGGATGGATTTCACAATTTTAGAACTGTTTCACATACATAGAAAACATTTAAACCATTCAGTTCCTTAGCAACTTAAACAGTAAGATTGCTTCTAAAAGAGAATCTTccattcagtatttttatttttaatatagcatTTGCTTGGTTGGGTTTTAAAACTAATATTCAATCTGTAAATAATGTGAACGATGCTACAAAGATCAATGGTTTAAACTTTTACCTtctaaataaaacagaattactCACAGgtatcaataaaaattaaaagcagaagttcTTGAAGTAAATTTATTTGCagacttgattaaaaaaaccccaaattttgcTCTTTTAGCAGAAATGTGTTTTGCAAAGTTAGTTTTCCCAAGATTGTTGTTCACCTCGTATTTCTCTGTAGCTGATTTTATGAGCAAAATGGATAAACGTGCTCCATTAAAGCCCCTACATTATATTAGCCTATATATCTCCTGATAACAATTTTGTTCTAGCTGAAACGCATTACTTTTGATGATTCTCTACCTGTACTcagcaaaaagaggagaaaaattatgGCAGCTCCTGTATATTTGCAGAATACTaggcaattaaatattttttcaagtagAAGTTTTGGGAAATGAGGAGTTTATAGAGGACATGCTCCCTCATCTTCCTTtgcagagggaagaaacaagCTTGTCTTCCTAACTTTGTTTCAACTGTCCGAACTGCTAACGGCCAAATGCCTTCTGAGAATGACAGCCACCCAGACACGGGAACACTAGCCTAAGACTTAACACCGAGTAAGGTTCAGTTCCTTGCTCCTTCTGGCCAGCTTAACCAGAAGTGTTAACACTGCAAGTCATTTGTACTCTCTTGTTCCCCAATTCCTCACCTGTGAGGTAAGGACAGGGCAACATTTTCCCTAAATCCTGAcaagaataaatgcaatgaagATGTaccatagaaaatttaaaaaaaaaaaagttgtgggaCACAAATCACAAATTCAAATGTCCAGCTTGAGTACCAATATTAAAAATCTCTTCAGATACCAAATCTGGTCATTATTTCAATGTACATCCTTTTATGTACTCCTCAAGTATATTCCTATTTTGACATTTCCAAAGGATAATTAATTTACCGTCTCTTCTAACAGTTTCCAGAAATTATACATGAATACTATTACTGTTACTATTTGTACTGGGTGATTTTATGTATCTTGGTGCCTGTCTTTCAAATGCTCTCCCAGTTTTTGTGGGTAGTGGAGTTTGTTTAATCCTCCCTCTTCCTGCCTATGCAATTTGTTTCTACCTTTGCAGCATTTAATTCAGGATGTTCATTGTGTAGTTTCattaagctttaattaaaaagtaagatGAGCTTTATACAAATTTGCTCCCAATTTAAGATTTTGTGTACAAGTATAGATTTAATATTCTGGTAGTGTGTTGCAGAAAGGCTGAACTCCTTTATCCTTTAGTTTTGCATTCCATCTTATGATGGCATCAGCTTAAAAATTTTGGTAAAACAAAACTGACATTCTGCTGTGCGCGCACCTCAATATTTGGGTGGTTACACAGGGCAGGGGATGTTAAACATTTTGTATGAAGTAAGACTGTTCCATAATAAATGAGCCCCCCTTAAAGCAAAAAGGTGGATATCAAAGTAAAAAATATACCGTTTATTTCTTACTGATTCTCATTAAAATCTTTGGTAATGTTATTATGATCATTAAGCAAATGCAGCCTTTGGCAACTAACTAATAATACATATTGATACTTGCCAATGTTTGGCACCAACTGCACATGGAAAACAATGCTGAATTTGCTTTCATGATCGGCAGTTTTACCTAGTGGATGAACATTGATTACTAAAGAAGCTATGGCCAAAGTAAAAGGAtgagattaacaaaaaaaagaaataatccaaaAAGTTTAAGAGCCAAAATGTGAGTAAGAGGAGTTTTGCTCCAAGTTAGAGCTGGAAGACAAACTAACATTTCACACCCATGGGCATAAAAGGTACAATACAGCAAAAGTTGCAGTTTAACCAGAGTGTTAAAGAATTAGCAAGAAGAGAAACCAGATCTTCATTAAGCTTTAAAACACTACAATATAAACAGTTAAAACATCCACGTTACATTCAAAGGACAAGCTAAAGAGACCAAGCGCTCAGCGTTGGCTACCCAGTGTGTCAGCTTCTGCATATTCTGCATGGGAAATGTTTACACAAAAAGCGTAAGGGAAGTTTTTAAAACTAACCAGtcttgttttccctttaaaaatgggGTGTTAGACAAGCTTGATAGGGAAAATGTTACCAATTGCCTAATCCAAAAGCTACAAATTCCCACTAGATGAAGCATTTGTACAAATATCTTCCCTTTTTGCCACATTAAAAGTCTCTTCAAATCTTCTCAAAGTAATGGTACaagtctccaaaaaaaaaaaaaaccaaccaaaaaaaaaccaaaaaaagttttatatttgACTCACGAGTTTTGACATATAAAGCACATTCAAGTAAGATTTTCAATTCTATAAAgctattaaaagattttttttctccccgatTTCCTTAGATTTTAGAAAGTGACTATGGTCTAGAGTTCAATAGCCAATTACAGAACTCAGCAGCTCTTTATTGATGCTTCTTAGGTCCATCTAGTATCCTTTCACATTGCTAATGTTAAAACATTAAGAAACGTTTTCAATATGTTTAACAGCTATAAATACTAAGATCTTTTTAGTACAAAGGAAATAAGTATTCCTTGTGGAAAACTGTCAAGACAGATTCATCTTAAGAGACAATAATTTTCTTCTCAAGATTCTTGAACCGCTGCATTACAAGTGTGTATCAAAGCCACTACCTGAGAGGGCTCAAAAATGTGAAACAATCAAACTTACAAGGTTGTTAAAAATTTACTcagtctggaagaaaaaaaaatatatgctgtCAAAAATAATCCTTTTCCCCACCTTATTTTTTGGCGAGGCAGCATTCAGTTGACACTGAACATTGGAAAGGAAGCAGCTTGGACACAGAAAGATTTTCATCTTTTATAATGCAGTACTGAAGATGGCTCTTGCttttctcaattgccaaattaaGTGATGTAGGAAGTTACTGAAAACACTGACAGGAATTTTTGCTCCACAACATGACAGTCTTCAACTCTGATTGAGTATTATGTGAACCAGAAAAGTTTAATTCTGTTTTGTATGCTTGGTAtggaaaacaaccaaccaaccccttTGAGCTTTgagtacctttttttctttaattcccttAAAGTCTTTTGATAACTATTTGTGGGGCACTAAATTCCTGTAAACCCATGTGTTAAGGCTAATGCAGACCACTTTGTTTGAGGGAGGTGGGTGAGGAAGTGCGACGGATGCGCTTGACCCCTTAAACCAAACGAGCagtagtttggtacaggctccgGAAGAGGTAAAGGCCTGGGCCGTAGCTGGACCaagaactcctctagtttcaacCTGTTCTCCTGTCTAGACTTTTAGACACTgtcatcatcataatcatcatcCCTTACAGTTCTCCTTCCCCCATTTATAGTTATTTTAGAACAACAAAGAACACTAGTACACTTTGTATAGTCCAAATCCTCCCAGTCATTACCCAGATATTAATCTTATGTTGCCTCCTTCATCTAGTCAGTATCAAGAGTTAGATGCATTAACTTTAAACATTTTACCTTTtctaatgatttttgtttttccttttctcttcctcttttttgtttttggagAAGTTTCACAATAATTACTGTTATTGGAATCTGTCTCAGATTCTGTATCAGAAGAGTGATCGA
This genomic interval from Calonectris borealis chromosome 1, bCalBor7.hap1.2, whole genome shotgun sequence contains the following:
- the PSMG1 gene encoding proteasome assembly chaperone 1 isoform X3, with protein sequence MATFFGEVVVAPSRAGVDDEESAEEACEETPEDREIRRELEKKREIDVLWTLKSGASSESSADEPFVCSTFIIAIGHNAAAFLSSFILDSVCWEVVGVVKLWNEWCRTSNTTNVLPTDSFCLFYRLISDPTVFLCQCSCYVAEDQQFQWLEKVFGCMRKEGLQVTILSTCPVADYKTQESTLTLPSPFLKALKTKEFKEQVCCPLLEQPNIVRDLPAADNTELSSAEERCLPNQGHSFFSSLICFIMLQNIFAHLAYQRMVQSSHCSWA
- the PSMG1 gene encoding proteasome assembly chaperone 1 isoform X4 — its product is MATFFGEVVVAPSRAGVDDEESAEEACEETPEDREIRRELEKKREIDVLWTLKSGASSESSADEPFVCSTFIIAIGHNAAAFLSSFILDSVCWEVVGVVKLWNEWCRTSNTTNVLPTDSFCLFYRLISDPTVFLCQCSCYVAEDQQFQWLEKVFGCMRKEGLQVTILSTCPVADYKTQESTLTLPSPFLKALKTKEFKEQVCCPLLEQPNIVRDLPAADNTELSSAEERCLPNQGHSFFSSLICFIMLQNIFARSPLSLGC
- the PSMG1 gene encoding proteasome assembly chaperone 1 isoform X5, with protein sequence MATFFGEVVVAPSRAGVDDEESAEEACEETPEDREIRRELEKKREIDVLWTLKSGASSESSADEPFVCSTFIIAIGHNAAAFLSSFILDSVCWEVVGVVKLWNEWCRTSNTTNVLPTDSFCLFYRLISDPTVFLCQCSCYVAEDQQFQWLEKVFGCMRKEGLQVTILSTCPVADYKTQESTLTLPSPFLKALKTKEFKEQVCCPLLEQPNIVRDLPAADNTELSSAEERCLPNQGHSFFSSLICFIMLQNIFVF
- the PSMG1 gene encoding proteasome assembly chaperone 1 isoform X2, whose product is MATFFGEVVVAPSRAGVDDEESAEEACEETPEDREIRRELEKKREIDVLWTLKSGASSESSADEPFVCSTFIIAIGHNAAAFLSSFILDSVCWEVVGVVKLWNEWCRTSNTTNVLPTDSFCLFYRLISDPTVFLCQCSCYVAEDQQFQWLEKVFGCMRKEGLQVTILSTCPVADYKTQESTLTLPSPFLKALKTKEFKEQVCCPLLEQPNIVRDLPAADEAKLCAAVILSAVKLYGPGHVCTVYSVRLSLISVSWIMLCKFEMSASSSTQ
- the PSMG1 gene encoding proteasome assembly chaperone 1 isoform X1, giving the protein MATFFGEVVVAPSRAGVDDEESAEEACEETPEDREIRRELEKKREIDVLWTLKSGASSESSADEPFVCSTFIIAIGHNAAAFLSSFILDSVCWEVVGVVKLWNEWCRTSNTTNVLPTDSFCLFYRLISDPTVFLCQCSCYVAEDQQFQWLEKVFGCMRKEGLQVTILSTCPVADYKTQESTLTLPSPFLKALKTKEFKEQVCCPLLEQPNIVRDLPAAVLSYCQVWQIPAVLYQCYTDVIKLDTVTIEAFKPLLSSKILKSLVKDVSESTKILKKLLTTNETHNNIYI